In one Thermosipho ferrireducens genomic region, the following are encoded:
- the estD gene encoding esterase EstD, producing MKKIILIVILLTQVFGFSFKFQDEAFTYLEFLAKENFRAAYDMSDEIMRKQLDVNKLKNIWENVILLFGDYKKILKVNAMTKGEYEVYIFTCNFEKENALITISVNKKGEISGLFFKKADEKILYRLPEYVDKDKFVEKDVQIGKYKLPGKLTIPKGEGKFPAVVLISGSGPNDMDVSIGPNKIFKDIAYGLSTNGVVTLRFHKRTYVLGSKMNIEKLTVKEEIIDDVNAAINYLKNLNYVKNIYLLGHSLGAYIAPYIANKNKNIDGVVLLAPPARNLEDLMYDQLIYLKNFQDINKELLEKIDKLRKEVMDESEIIFGATVKYYYDLRNYNPINYLRGINAFLLFGERDYQVTKKEEEIYRKYFPDLKIKVYPGLNHLFIEGKGVPNPYEYFKEGHVSEKVIKDIYYWIKEAKK from the coding sequence ATGAAAAAGATAATACTTATAGTTATATTGTTAACACAAGTTTTTGGATTTTCTTTTAAATTTCAGGATGAAGCATTTACGTATCTTGAATTTTTAGCAAAAGAAAATTTTCGTGCGGCTTATGACATGTCTGATGAAATAATGAGAAAACAACTCGATGTAAATAAATTAAAAAATATCTGGGAAAATGTCATTTTATTATTTGGAGATTATAAAAAGATTTTAAAAGTGAATGCGATGACAAAAGGAGAATATGAAGTTTATATTTTTACGTGTAATTTTGAAAAGGAAAATGCATTAATAACTATAAGTGTAAATAAAAAGGGAGAAATATCCGGGTTATTTTTCAAAAAAGCTGATGAGAAGATTTTATACAGATTACCGGAATATGTGGACAAAGATAAGTTTGTTGAAAAAGATGTCCAGATAGGAAAATATAAACTACCAGGTAAACTTACTATTCCAAAAGGTGAAGGCAAATTTCCGGCTGTTGTTCTTATTTCAGGCTCTGGGCCCAATGATATGGATGTGAGTATAGGTCCAAACAAAATATTTAAAGATATAGCTTACGGATTATCTACAAATGGTGTAGTAACATTACGATTTCACAAAAGAACTTATGTTTTGGGAAGTAAAATGAACATAGAAAAATTAACTGTGAAAGAAGAAATAATCGATGATGTGAACGCTGCAATTAATTATCTTAAAAACTTGAACTATGTAAAGAATATATATTTATTGGGGCACAGTTTGGGAGCGTACATAGCTCCTTATATTGCCAATAAAAATAAAAACATAGATGGTGTTGTGTTGCTTGCACCTCCTGCAAGAAATTTAGAAGATCTTATGTACGATCAGCTTATTTATTTAAAGAATTTTCAGGATATTAACAAAGAATTGCTGGAAAAAATAGATAAATTGAGAAAAGAAGTGATGGATGAATCTGAAATTATATTCGGTGCTACTGTAAAGTACTATTATGATTTAAGGAATTACAATCCTATTAATTATCTGAGAGGTATTAACGCGTTTTTGCTATTTGGGGAAAGAGATTATCAGGTAACAAAAAAAGAAGAGGAGATTTACAGAAAATATTTTCCTGATCTGAAAATAAAGGTTTATCCAGGTTTGAATCATCTGTTTATAGAGGGTAAAGGAGTTCCTAATCCCTATGAATATTTTAAAGAAGGTCATGTTAGTGAAAAGGTAATAAAAGATATATATTACTGGATAAAGGAGGCAAAAAAATGA
- a CDS encoding ABC transporter permease subunit — protein MRKELLDLKVRSIVLLIAITGLFFVIAPLQKVTINMLSENAEAVEKFIGKGFVENLKDWKFYIYSQWFGKNFGQFIPIIAIIFAFPLFSREYESGTIEFLLTRNSRQRVFVNKLFVSSIILLAEIVFFSILPAIYSIIFSKELNYSYLFQFMIHVILGGMFWYSVTYMFSVVFNDQVKPILFSVVFLGGTTALGFLKPLQFLNTYTYILGTDILKGEGINVSYSFMLLLLTVIILIISYQVFLKKEI, from the coding sequence ATGAGAAAAGAACTACTTGATCTTAAAGTAAGATCAATAGTCTTGTTAATTGCTATAACTGGATTATTCTTTGTTATTGCACCACTTCAAAAAGTGACGATTAATATGCTAAGTGAAAATGCAGAGGCAGTTGAAAAGTTTATAGGAAAAGGTTTTGTTGAGAATCTAAAAGATTGGAAATTCTATATATACTCACAGTGGTTTGGAAAAAATTTTGGTCAGTTTATCCCTATAATAGCCATAATTTTTGCCTTTCCATTGTTTTCAAGAGAATATGAAAGTGGCACCATAGAATTTCTTCTTACAAGAAATTCACGGCAGCGTGTTTTTGTGAATAAATTGTTTGTAAGTTCTATAATCTTGCTGGCAGAAATAGTGTTTTTTTCGATTCTTCCCGCTATATATTCAATAATTTTTTCTAAAGAGTTGAATTATAGTTATCTGTTTCAGTTTATGATTCATGTGATTCTGGGAGGAATGTTCTGGTATAGTGTTACCTATATGTTTTCCGTTGTTTTTAACGATCAGGTAAAACCCATACTATTTTCTGTAGTATTCCTGGGTGGAACTACAGCGTTAGGTTTTTTAAAACCGCTCCAATTTTTGAATACATATACGTATATACTTGGAACTGATATATTAAAAGGTGAAGGAATTAATGTTAGCTATTCATTTATGCTTTTGCTATTGACAGTTATTATTTTAATCATCAGCTATCAGGTGTTTTTGAAGAAAGAAATTTAG
- a CDS encoding YbjQ family protein, producing the protein MIISTTENVPGYEITEVLGVVIGNIVHSKHLGKDIAAAFKTLAGGEIRSYTEMMTEARNKALERMIDEAEKLEADAVIGIRFGSSSVMSGAAEMLAYGTAVKLTRKQR; encoded by the coding sequence ATGATAATTTCAACAACAGAAAATGTTCCCGGTTATGAGATAACAGAAGTCTTGGGAGTTGTGATAGGAAATATTGTGCACTCAAAACATTTAGGGAAGGATATAGCAGCTGCTTTTAAAACACTTGCAGGTGGAGAAATACGATCATATACAGAGATGATGACTGAAGCAAGGAACAAAGCTCTGGAAAGAATGATAGATGAAGCTGAAAAATTGGAAGCAGATGCAGTAATAGGCATAAGGTTTGGAAGCTCCTCTGTAATGTCAGGAGCCGCTGAAATGCTTGCGTATGGAACCGCTGTTAAGCTAACAAGAAAGCAGAGATAG
- a CDS encoding YcaO-like family protein: protein MSNLLPALDSFAILHSPEGCLLWGIDRILSLKVPATRVDQVVSVLKLFDGTHSIQQIASLVGIPERAVLDIYNKLNELGVIYKGNDVQQYQQPLQLEIPQHICLSSIVVVGTGLCATTFISKLPITQLVGPESSLDQINSLRKHTSVIVALADGPCLAPFKLAEKLARQWKIPWIAGFLYGGTALAATFLPGSGCLNCVLSRCQSMVKEEKYWNILFYALEKAGWTGVPVITYQHDQRAHFVLVDLVLRLLNRLQQNGKAECVINTKVGIEGESSNKLPQPLTIYRQDTWSNKEHKYLILPMFSCQHCHLPLSKRKSFVWQQALKLGLICELKSVDRSSKDPPLPFFVALGPAAHAFSPAKDAIVIGGALSITKEDAKMRAVAEALERYCGLCFKPDYLQSERYTKLGILALNPRLIALFTDEQYQMPDFPFRHPNDVGSITWVQGKFLLTGEPVLVPAQFVYIGYARAVGEPELDNLLSTGLAAGRSFEEATLNALLEVIERDAFMIAWLNKMQCPPLSCDILPEELTQILTKINDLELELRLWLLPTDVQVEVVCACIRDLRGRLPAAAFGVAASSTRSQAAKKATLEALMVRRSLQILLRHRSPETYRNFERIEHAVDSALLYTLPEMESGYEFLLESHTPPPPPKDRDDLTLNKLVNELSALGLQPIVVDITTKDVRYVGLHVVRVLVPGMQPLDVCYRARHLGGKRFKQMAKTVGWPCASSWNVYPQPLG, encoded by the coding sequence ATGAGTAACCTGTTACCTGCTCTCGACTCCTTTGCTATCTTGCATAGCCCCGAAGGTTGTCTGCTCTGGGGTATAGACCGAATTTTATCACTTAAGGTGCCTGCAACTAGGGTAGACCAAGTAGTAAGTGTTCTTAAGCTTTTCGACGGAACTCACTCCATTCAACAAATCGCATCGTTGGTTGGTATACCCGAGCGTGCTGTTTTAGATATATACAATAAACTGAATGAACTTGGTGTGATATATAAAGGTAATGATGTACAACAATACCAGCAACCACTGCAACTAGAAATTCCGCAGCATATTTGTTTGTCCTCCATTGTAGTGGTCGGTACAGGACTGTGTGCTACAACATTTATTAGCAAGTTGCCTATAACCCAATTGGTGGGCCCAGAGAGTTCATTAGATCAGATTAACTCACTTCGAAAACACACAAGTGTTATTGTCGCATTAGCTGACGGTCCTTGTCTTGCTCCTTTCAAGTTAGCAGAAAAATTAGCACGGCAATGGAAAATACCTTGGATTGCTGGGTTCTTGTATGGAGGAACCGCCCTTGCTGCAACTTTTCTACCGGGGAGCGGTTGTCTTAATTGTGTACTAAGTCGCTGCCAATCGATGGTAAAAGAGGAGAAGTATTGGAATATTTTGTTTTATGCACTCGAGAAAGCTGGCTGGACTGGTGTTCCAGTAATTACTTATCAGCATGATCAACGAGCTCATTTCGTGCTCGTGGATTTAGTATTACGGCTTCTAAACCGATTACAACAAAATGGCAAGGCAGAGTGTGTAATAAACACGAAAGTTGGAATTGAAGGAGAGTCGTCCAACAAACTACCCCAACCTCTTACTATTTATCGACAGGATACTTGGTCAAACAAAGAACATAAGTACCTTATCTTGCCTATGTTTTCTTGTCAACACTGCCATTTGCCACTTTCAAAAAGAAAATCATTTGTATGGCAGCAAGCGCTCAAGTTAGGACTGATCTGTGAGTTAAAATCAGTTGATAGATCAAGTAAGGATCCTCCGCTACCATTCTTTGTCGCCTTAGGACCAGCAGCGCATGCTTTTTCTCCAGCGAAAGATGCAATAGTCATTGGCGGCGCATTGAGCATAACCAAAGAGGATGCAAAAATGAGAGCCGTCGCTGAAGCATTAGAAAGATACTGCGGACTTTGCTTCAAACCAGATTACTTGCAATCTGAACGTTACACAAAATTGGGAATTCTAGCACTTAACCCTCGTCTAATTGCACTGTTCACAGATGAGCAATACCAAATGCCAGATTTCCCATTTCGCCATCCAAATGACGTTGGATCAATAACTTGGGTGCAGGGAAAGTTTCTACTTACAGGGGAACCAGTATTAGTACCGGCCCAGTTTGTTTACATAGGATATGCGCGAGCAGTTGGTGAACCAGAACTTGACAATTTACTTTCTACTGGCCTAGCAGCCGGGCGTTCTTTCGAAGAAGCGACTTTGAACGCACTCTTGGAAGTTATTGAGCGAGATGCTTTTATGATCGCTTGGTTAAATAAAATGCAATGTCCTCCTTTAAGTTGCGATATTTTACCAGAAGAACTAACTCAGATATTAACAAAGATAAACGATTTGGAATTGGAACTGCGGTTATGGTTACTACCTACAGATGTCCAAGTAGAAGTTGTTTGCGCTTGTATTCGTGATCTTAGAGGGAGACTTCCAGCCGCAGCCTTTGGTGTTGCTGCTTCATCTACTAGGAGTCAAGCGGCAAAAAAGGCAACGCTAGAAGCCCTCATGGTGCGCCGTTCGTTGCAAATCTTACTAAGGCATAGATCCCCAGAAACCTACCGTAACTTTGAGCGCATAGAACACGCTGTTGATTCTGCTTTGCTTTACACATTACCAGAAATGGAGTCTGGATACGAATTTTTGCTTGAATCACATACTCCTCCTCCACCACCGAAAGATAGAGATGATTTAACATTGAATAAGCTGGTTAACGAATTAAGCGCATTGGGCTTGCAACCCATAGTAGTCGATATAACGACTAAGGATGTCCGCTATGTTGGGTTACATGTGGTGCGAGTACTGGTCCCTGGTATGCAACCTTTAGACGTTTGTTATCGAGCACGACATCTGGGAGGCAAGAGGTTTAAACAAATGGCAAAGACCGTAGGTTGGCCGTGCGCATCAAGTTGGAATGTCTACCCGCAACCTCTTGGTTAA
- a CDS encoding Hsp20/alpha crystallin family protein — translation MLARRDFFEPFAELQKEIDRIFEDFMRPVRRDYSFYPRVDAYETDKEVVIEAELPGMKKEDVKIVVEDGVLTIHGERKFNREEKGKNYKIVERAEGKFERSFALPDYVDVEKIKAKFSDGVLVIELPKKVEKARKVIDVKVE, via the coding sequence ATGTTAGCAAGAAGAGACTTTTTTGAACCATTTGCAGAATTACAAAAAGAGATTGACAGAATATTTGAAGACTTTATGAGACCAGTAAGAAGAGATTATTCGTTCTATCCAAGAGTTGATGCATACGAAACTGATAAAGAAGTAGTGATCGAGGCCGAACTTCCTGGAATGAAAAAAGAAGATGTTAAGATAGTTGTTGAAGATGGTGTCTTAACAATTCATGGGGAAAGGAAATTTAACAGAGAAGAAAAAGGTAAAAACTACAAAATAGTTGAAAGAGCTGAAGGAAAGTTTGAACGTTCTTTTGCATTACCTGACTATGTAGACGTTGAAAAAATTAAAGCTAAATTTAGTGATGGAGTTTTAGTTATAGAACTTCCAAAGAAAGTAGAAAAGGCAAGAAAAGTTATAGATGTAAAAGTGGAGTAA
- a CDS encoding M14 family zinc carboxypeptidase yields the protein MYLNEYYKWHDMVGVIENLVAISDRVYRSEVIGYSRSGRPLLLLTITEPSTPDTAKSGIWVDGDMHPGGVLGSTACLNLAARLVQGWSKDRRIQELLIHKVFYILPRWCVDAVDTYLTTPYYPRGNNSVAYEVAGLIFLEDIDGDGIIREMRVPNPAGAWRISTLDSRLMVPRQPGDSGPFYDLFPEGRYHTHAKTEFDSFVDLNRNFPYQFVTSYSSGPNPLSEPETAAVAQFIRSHPNIGLALSLHTWAGVILTPFANPEDSLTSGDQILYDYIAQVAKDTLGYPCIPGWKFSPAALGSRAGTFVDWLYQECGVLAMAVELWEPLRKAGVVSNYVDPMIPRSEQENKKFLDWLTDNIPNAVRSWRPFHHPDLGMVEIGGINRKFALENPPPNSRLLQDEVEHFISFVLKLAEGLPLVRLVDCKMNWLDHHQIELQLTVKNTGYWPTSVTKRAESILPPVTVTIRYADNIQTKWEVGNLDGYGVEHLLDWISGNGSSFRAIGRCRASCRYRIRLPSNYGGPLKIVSSSPRAGLHRYTLHIKKC from the coding sequence ATGTATCTGAATGAATATTACAAATGGCATGATATGGTGGGTGTAATAGAAAATTTGGTAGCTATATCAGATAGAGTGTATCGTTCTGAAGTTATTGGGTACAGCCGTTCTGGGCGACCACTGCTTCTCCTTACAATCACGGAACCGTCAACACCAGATACTGCTAAATCTGGAATTTGGGTTGATGGTGATATGCACCCTGGTGGAGTTTTGGGTTCCACCGCTTGTCTCAATCTAGCTGCAAGATTAGTGCAAGGTTGGAGCAAAGATAGGCGTATTCAAGAACTCTTGATACATAAAGTCTTTTATATTCTGCCTCGATGGTGTGTAGATGCAGTAGATACATATCTAACCACACCGTATTACCCTCGAGGCAATAACAGTGTAGCCTATGAAGTAGCAGGTTTGATTTTTCTGGAAGACATAGATGGAGACGGAATTATCAGGGAAATGAGAGTACCAAATCCAGCAGGTGCATGGCGTATTTCCACTCTTGATTCCCGTTTAATGGTACCTAGGCAACCTGGTGATTCGGGGCCCTTTTATGATTTGTTTCCTGAGGGGCGCTATCATACCCACGCCAAGACTGAATTTGATTCATTCGTTGATTTAAATCGTAATTTTCCCTACCAATTTGTTACTAGTTATAGCAGTGGTCCTAATCCTCTATCGGAACCTGAAACTGCGGCAGTTGCGCAATTCATTCGTTCCCATCCTAACATTGGTCTTGCTCTTAGTTTACATACATGGGCAGGGGTTATTTTAACACCCTTTGCTAATCCCGAAGATTCTCTTACATCAGGTGACCAAATATTATATGACTATATAGCTCAAGTCGCCAAAGACACCCTTGGCTATCCTTGTATACCTGGATGGAAGTTCTCTCCAGCAGCATTGGGAAGTCGTGCTGGTACTTTTGTGGACTGGCTTTACCAAGAGTGCGGAGTTCTTGCAATGGCGGTCGAGTTATGGGAACCTCTTAGAAAAGCAGGCGTAGTAAGCAATTATGTTGATCCTATGATTCCGCGTTCCGAACAAGAGAACAAGAAATTTCTCGATTGGTTGACTGATAATATACCAAATGCTGTACGTTCATGGCGGCCATTCCATCATCCAGATTTGGGCATGGTGGAAATTGGTGGAATAAACCGCAAGTTCGCGTTGGAAAACCCACCCCCCAACTCCCGCTTGCTACAGGACGAGGTTGAACATTTTATTAGTTTTGTTCTCAAACTAGCTGAAGGATTGCCTCTTGTACGACTTGTAGACTGTAAGATGAATTGGCTTGATCATCATCAAATAGAGCTTCAGCTTACAGTAAAAAACACCGGTTATTGGCCCACTTCAGTTACAAAACGTGCGGAGTCAATTTTGCCTCCTGTAACAGTGACCATTCGCTATGCTGATAATATACAAACAAAATGGGAAGTAGGGAACTTGGATGGTTACGGAGTAGAACATCTTCTGGATTGGATAAGTGGAAACGGCTCTTCCTTTCGCGCGATCGGACGGTGCCGAGCCAGCTGTCGATACCGAATACGATTACCCTCTAATTATGGGGGTCCTTTAAAGATAGTTTCGTCCAGCCCAAGAGCCGGGCTGCATCGATATACGTTACATATTAAAAAATGTTGA
- a CDS encoding TOMM precursor leader peptide-binding protein: MIVLNKSCRPTLRPGIQCFPRPDGKVIFFEFGRAPISLADPEGKRMALIQLLDGKHTVDEIITEYSRLYPNFTSESIQKAIIALFEKKLVIDTGAPLPDALDAQDLERYARQIDFLARYETPDRNRYSYQVALKQARVTLIGLGGVGSFIAYNLVAVGVGFLRCIDGDRVERSNLNRQILYTEDDIGQLKTEAACIRLQKFNPLVQLEMVPKMVYSPNEIESYMRDVDLLICSGDIPPLELRRAVNLASARCGVPYLMVGALRVGPLVIPGQTACWACFEEMMRKTHQYYEELSQVFARTRTAPSFVSIPALAGSFTALEALKFLGGFAPVATLGKIVTINMNDLTCRIDKLDRMPSCSVCSRMK, from the coding sequence ATGATAGTTCTTAATAAATCTTGTCGACCAACGCTGCGTCCCGGGATTCAATGTTTTCCAAGACCTGATGGGAAGGTTATATTCTTCGAATTTGGTCGTGCTCCAATCTCACTAGCTGATCCAGAAGGTAAGCGGATGGCATTGATACAATTGCTCGATGGCAAACACACAGTAGACGAGATCATCACTGAATACTCGCGTTTGTACCCAAACTTTACGTCAGAAAGCATCCAGAAGGCTATCATTGCTCTCTTTGAGAAAAAGCTGGTAATTGACACTGGTGCACCACTTCCTGACGCTTTGGATGCGCAAGATCTTGAGCGATATGCACGACAAATTGACTTTCTGGCTCGCTATGAAACACCAGACAGAAATCGTTATTCATACCAAGTAGCTTTGAAACAAGCCAGGGTTACTTTAATTGGACTTGGTGGTGTAGGTAGCTTTATTGCTTACAATCTAGTTGCCGTGGGAGTAGGTTTCTTACGTTGCATAGATGGAGACCGTGTCGAACGTAGTAACTTGAACCGGCAGATCCTTTACACTGAAGATGATATAGGGCAATTAAAAACAGAGGCAGCGTGCATACGATTGCAGAAATTCAACCCCTTAGTTCAACTCGAAATGGTTCCTAAAATGGTATACTCTCCAAACGAAATTGAAAGCTATATGCGCGATGTCGACTTACTCATATGTTCAGGAGATATCCCTCCCCTAGAACTGCGGCGAGCTGTGAATTTAGCATCAGCACGTTGTGGTGTTCCTTATCTCATGGTTGGAGCATTGCGTGTCGGACCATTAGTGATACCAGGTCAGACCGCGTGCTGGGCTTGTTTCGAAGAGATGATGCGCAAGACACATCAGTATTATGAAGAACTATCACAAGTGTTCGCTAGAACACGGACAGCACCTTCATTTGTAAGTATTCCAGCGTTAGCAGGATCATTCACAGCTTTAGAAGCTCTCAAGTTCTTAGGAGGTTTTGCCCCAGTAGCTACTCTCGGCAAGATCGTAACGATAAATATGAATGATCTTACATGCCGGATTGATAAACTCGATCGTATGCCATCATGCTCGGTATGCTCGAGGATGAAGTGA
- a CDS encoding site-2 protease family protein → MTEQTIQLPIVRSDLIITNKNERGTRLWIVYDQKSGRTFQLGPEEWFVFSKLNGQIGFAELQQIFKAEMGKDLSIATISKFIRQLERAGLLVGSRVTTPKQSLFALRLLRFQPGRLFEKTLKFIKPLLVPSMVFCVFLILIGTIAGFINGPDLFHYWWNRRWTLLPFWYLIPLYMLVLTGVIGLHEVAHGLVYTYFGGRVREVGFMLLYFLPAVYCDVSGVWLLSHRYQRICVTIAGPIANAVTAAIAIVSWPFLSHSFLKDSAAMIFVTSIVLIVVNLFPWLRTDGYYLLSDIIGIPNLEQKSLRALRIAIFRILGKQIPNANIKTSLFLIINGVMIILTRLAVSFLVITLLFFWLLR, encoded by the coding sequence ATGACTGAACAAACCATACAGCTTCCTATTGTCCGTTCAGATCTAATCATAACAAATAAGAATGAGCGTGGTACCAGACTTTGGATTGTGTACGATCAAAAGTCCGGTAGAACTTTTCAACTAGGACCAGAAGAATGGTTTGTTTTTTCCAAGTTGAACGGCCAAATAGGCTTTGCGGAATTGCAGCAAATATTCAAAGCAGAGATGGGAAAAGATCTTTCTATTGCAACTATAAGTAAGTTTATTCGACAACTGGAAAGAGCAGGACTACTTGTAGGATCACGAGTAACTACACCCAAGCAATCTCTTTTCGCACTACGATTGCTACGTTTTCAGCCAGGGCGCTTATTCGAGAAAACTCTCAAGTTTATAAAACCACTATTAGTACCAAGTATGGTATTTTGCGTTTTCTTAATACTTATAGGAACTATAGCTGGTTTTATTAACGGACCAGATTTATTTCACTATTGGTGGAACCGTCGTTGGACACTATTGCCTTTTTGGTATCTGATACCTTTATATATGCTGGTATTGACAGGAGTAATAGGATTACACGAAGTGGCACATGGTTTGGTATACACATATTTTGGGGGACGGGTTCGTGAGGTTGGCTTCATGCTTCTTTATTTTTTACCAGCCGTTTATTGTGATGTTAGTGGCGTATGGTTACTCTCGCATCGCTATCAAAGAATATGTGTGACAATTGCGGGACCAATAGCCAATGCTGTCACAGCGGCCATAGCTATAGTGAGCTGGCCCTTCCTCTCACATAGCTTTCTCAAAGATAGTGCAGCAATGATATTTGTTACCTCCATTGTCTTGATAGTTGTGAACTTATTTCCTTGGTTACGTACAGATGGCTATTATTTGTTAAGCGACATCATAGGTATCCCCAACTTAGAGCAGAAAAGCTTACGTGCTCTGAGAATTGCAATTTTTAGGATCCTTGGAAAACAAATCCCAAATGCGAATATCAAAACTTCACTGTTCCTGATCATCAACGGAGTAATGATCATTCTTACGCGTTTAGCTGTATCCTTTCTGGTTATTACACTGCTTTTTTTCTGGTTACTGCGATAG
- the dnaK gene encoding molecular chaperone DnaK, with product MAEKKEFVVGIDLGTTNSVIAWMKPDSSTEVIPNAEGSRTTPSIVAFTKSGEILVGEPAKRQLILNSDRTIKSIKRKMGSDYKVSIDDKSYTPQEISAFVLKKLKRDAEEYLGGEIKKAVITCPAYFNDAQRQATKEAGVIAGFEVLRIINEPTAAALAYGLDKKGKEEKVLVYDLGGGTFDVSILEIGDGVIQVIATSGNNHLGGDDFDQRIIDWLAEEFKKQHGVDLREDKQALQRLRDAAEKAKIELSSKMETDISLPYITATSEGPLHLEIRLTRSMFESLTKDLVEMTRQPIERALSDAKLKPEDIDEIILVGGMTRVPMVQRFIKEIFGKEPNKGINPDEAVALGAAIQAAILAGEEGARGKDIVLVDVTPLTLGIEVKGGLFEPIIQRNSTIPIKKSKVFTTAEDGQTEVEVRVFQGERPIAADNILLGSFRLVGIPPAPRGVPQIEVTFDIDSDGIVHVSAKDLGTGKEQTMVVTGRHKLSESEIEKIIEDAKKYEEQDKRRKEEVELKNRADELVYYIEKSLKEYGDKVPEDLKNKLQTLAGDLRDAINKNDIPRIKMLFDELEREKNKIGEYIYKQQAGNQDSQSAGNQ from the coding sequence ATGGCAGAGAAAAAAGAATTTGTAGTAGGAATAGATCTTGGAACAACAAATAGCGTAATAGCCTGGATGAAACCAGATTCTTCTACAGAGGTTATACCAAACGCAGAAGGTTCAAGAACAACTCCTTCAATAGTAGCTTTTACAAAATCAGGAGAAATTCTCGTTGGTGAACCTGCAAAAAGACAGCTTATTCTTAATTCGGACAGAACTATTAAATCTATAAAAAGAAAGATGGGTTCAGATTATAAAGTTAGTATCGATGATAAATCATACACCCCACAGGAAATAAGCGCATTTGTACTAAAAAAACTTAAAAGAGATGCGGAAGAATATTTAGGTGGGGAGATTAAAAAAGCTGTTATTACATGTCCTGCATACTTTAATGATGCCCAAAGACAGGCCACAAAAGAAGCAGGTGTTATTGCAGGTTTTGAAGTGCTCAGGATTATAAATGAACCAACGGCAGCTGCTCTGGCGTATGGTCTTGATAAGAAAGGGAAAGAAGAAAAGGTATTGGTTTATGACCTTGGTGGTGGAACTTTTGACGTTTCAATTTTAGAAATTGGTGATGGAGTAATTCAGGTAATTGCAACTTCTGGTAATAATCACCTCGGTGGAGATGATTTCGATCAGAGAATTATAGATTGGCTTGCAGAAGAATTTAAAAAGCAACATGGAGTTGATTTAAGGGAAGATAAACAGGCACTTCAAAGGTTGAGAGATGCTGCAGAAAAAGCCAAGATAGAATTGTCGAGTAAAATGGAAACTGATATAAGTCTTCCTTACATAACAGCGACTTCTGAAGGTCCTTTGCACCTGGAAATAAGATTGACAAGATCAATGTTTGAATCTTTAACTAAAGACCTTGTAGAAATGACAAGACAACCTATAGAAAGAGCTCTGTCAGATGCTAAATTGAAACCGGAAGATATTGATGAAATTATATTAGTTGGTGGGATGACACGTGTTCCAATGGTGCAGAGGTTTATCAAAGAAATTTTTGGAAAGGAACCCAATAAGGGAATTAATCCAGATGAAGCGGTAGCGCTTGGAGCCGCGATTCAAGCAGCGATTCTTGCAGGTGAGGAAGGCGCAAGAGGTAAGGACATAGTACTTGTTGATGTTACTCCACTTACACTTGGAATAGAAGTAAAAGGTGGTTTATTTGAACCAATTATTCAGAGAAATTCAACGATTCCTATAAAGAAAAGTAAGGTATTTACTACAGCAGAAGATGGACAAACAGAAGTTGAAGTAAGGGTATTCCAGGGAGAACGACCAATAGCTGCGGATAATATACTCCTGGGTAGTTTCAGGTTAGTGGGGATTCCACCAGCTCCTCGTGGAGTACCTCAAATAGAAGTTACTTTCGATATTGACAGCGATGGAATAGTGCATGTCTCTGCTAAAGACCTGGGGACTGGAAAAGAACAAACAATGGTTGTTACAGGCAGACATAAGTTAAGTGAAAGTGAAATAGAGAAGATAATAGAGGATGCTAAAAAGTATGAAGAACAGGATAAAAGAAGAAAAGAAGAAGTGGAGCTAAAGAACAGAGCGGATGAACTGGTATACTACATTGAAAAATCATTGAAAGAATATGGTGATAAAGTTCCAGAGGATTTGAAAAATAAACTTCAAACACTTGCTGGAGATTTGAGAGATGCTATTAATAAAAATGATATACCAAGAATTAAAATGCTCTTTGATGAACTTGAAAGAGAGAAGAATAAAATAGGTGAATATATTTATAAACAACAGGCCGGCAACCAGGATTCACAAAGTGCAGGTAATCAATAA